The Lycium barbarum isolate Lr01 chromosome 9, ASM1917538v2, whole genome shotgun sequence genome has a segment encoding these proteins:
- the LOC132610756 gene encoding aspartic proteinase-like, which produces MRIKILLAAILIWDLKCGLGFNVYADNMVRIELKKQSLDLNSIMGARIYVKDQSGSNRNLASLNDQIIYLKNYRDIQYFGEIGIGSPPQHFTVVFDTGSSNLWVPSSRCFFSIACYLRSWYKSRLSNTYTKIGTPCKIPFSAGSVRGFFSQDDTKVGGAVIKQQVFTEVTREGFFAFLGTRFDGVLGLGFQGSDSRNVAPVWHNMLLQEIVTKSIFSFWLNRDHTSTIAGEILFGGMDGAHFKGQHTYVPVAKNGYWEIEIGELFIGNYSTGLCADGCPAIVDTGTSFVAGPTTILTQINHAIGAEGVVSSECKYVVSNYGNSIWERLVSGLLPDHVCHRIGLCAYNETLGGSSKSQKLKRDGLCSFCEMAVFWIQVEIRKESTKEIAIGYANQLCEKFPNPGGKSFINCDVFSLPHITFTIGDKSFPLSPEQYVIRVEDSLGVHCFSGFTALNVHQQRPIWVLGNAFLRAYHTVFDFGDMKIGFAESA; this is translated from the exons ATGAGGATCAAAATTCTTCTTGCAGCAATTCTGATATGGGACTTGAAATGCGGTTTAGGCTTCAACGTATATGCTGATAATATGGTCAGGATTGAGCTAAAAAAACAATCTTTGGACCTTAATAGCATAATGGGGGCAAGAATCTATGTCAAAGATCAGAGTGGTTCCAATAGAAACTTGGCTTCTCTCAATGACCAGATTATTTACTTGAAAAATTATCGGGATATCCAGTACTTTGGGGAGATTGGTATTGGTTCACCGCCACAACACTTCACTGTTGTGTTTGATACTGGCAGTTCCAATCTTTGGGTCCCATCCTCGAGATGCTTCTTCTCG ATTGCATGTTATCTTCGTTCCTGGTACAAATCAAGACTATCGAATACATATACAAAAATTG GAACGCCTTGTAAAATCCCTTTTAGTGCTGGATCAGTGCGTGGATTCTTCAGCCAAGACGATACAAAAGTTGGCGGTGCTGTCATAAAGCAGCAG GTTTTCACTGAGGTAACACGAGAAGGATTTTTCGCATTCTTGGGTACAAGATTTGATGGAGTACTAGGACTTGGATTTCAGGGCTCAGATTCAAGGAACGTCGCACCAGTATG GCATAACATGTTGCTTCAGGAAATAGTTACCAAGTCAATCTTCTCATTCTGGCTAAATCGAGATCATACCTCTACGATAGCTGGTGAAATTCTCTTTGGAGGCATGGATGGGGCTCACTTCAAGGGTCAACATACATATGTCCCAGTTGCTAAAAATGGTTATTGGGAG ATTGAGATCGGGGAACTTTTTATAGGGAACTATTCAACAG GCCTTTGTGCGGATGGTTGTCCAGCTATTGTGGATACCGGAACATCTTTCGTTGCTGGTCCAACT ACTATTTTAACTCAAATAAATCATGCTATTGGAGCGGAAGGGGTGGTTAGTTCAGAATGCAAATATGTTGTCTCGAATTATGGCAATTCGATTTGGGAACGCTTGGTTTCAGGG TTACTTCCGGATCATGTTTGCCACAGAATTGGGCTTTGTGCATATAATGAGACTTTAGGTGGAAG TTCAAAGTCACAGAAGCTAAAAAGGGATGGTCTATGCTCTTTTTGTGAGATGGCGGTGTTCTGGATTCAAGTGGAAATCAGAAAAGAGAGCACAAAAGAAATAGCAATTGGATATGCCAATCAG CTGTGTGAGAAGTTTCCAAATCCTGGAGGAAAATCATTTATCAACTGTGATGTCTTTTCCCTGCCACATATAACATTTACCATTGGGGACAAATCTTTCCCCCTTTCTCCGGAACAG TATGTTATCAGAGTTGAAGACAGCCTAGGTGTTCACTGTTTCAGTGGATTTACAGCTTTGAATGTGCATCAGCAACGTCCCATCTG GGTTCTTGGAAATGCATTCTTGAGGGCATACCACACAGTTTTTGATTTTGGCGATATGAAAATTGGATTCGCAGAAAGTGCTTAG
- the LOC132610703 gene encoding aspartic proteinase-like, translating into MRIKILLAAILIWDLTCGLGFNVYADNMVRIELKKQSLDLNSIMGARIYVKDQSGSNRNLASLNDQIIYLKNYRDIQYFGEIGIGSPPQHFNVVFDTGSSNLWVPSSRCFFSIACYLRSRYKSRRSNTYTKIGTHCKIPFGAGSVYGFYSQDDTKVGGAIIKQQVFTEVTREGYFTFLGTRFDGVLGLGFQGSESSSVAPIWQNMLLQEIVTKSIFSFWLNRDHTSMIAGEILFGGMDWTHFRGQHTYFPVSNNGYWEIEIEDLFIGNNSTGICKGGCPAIVDTGTSFIAGPTTILTQINHAIGAEGIVSSECKYVVSNYGNSIWERLVSGLLPDHICHRIGLCTYNETLGGSHEPRSSKSQKLKKDGLCSFCEMAVFWIQVEIRKESTKEIAIGYANQLCEKFPSPGGKSFMNCDVFSLPHITFTIGDKSFPLSPEQYVIKVEDSLGVRCFSGFTALNVHQQRPLWVLGDAFLRAYHTVFDFGNRQIGFAESA; encoded by the exons ATGAGGATCAAAATTCTTCTTGCAGCAATTCTGATATGGGACTTGACATGCGGTTTAGGCTTCAACGTATATGCTGATAATATGGTCAGGATTGAGCTAAAAAAACAATCTTTGGACCTTAATAGCATAATGGGTGCAAGAATCTATGTCAAAGATCAGAGTGGTTCCAATAGAAACTTGGCTTCTCTCAATGACCAGATTATTTACTTGAAAAATTATCGGGATATCCAGTACTTTGGGGAGATTGGTATTGGTTCACCGCCCCAACACTTCAATGTTGTGTTTGATACTGGCAGTTCCAATCTTTGGGTCCCATCCTCGAGATGCTTCTTCTCG ATTGCATGTTATCTTCGTTCTAGGTACAAATCAAGACGATCGAATACATATACAAAAATTG GAACGCATTGTAAAATCCCTTTTGGTGCTGGATCAGTGTATGGATTCTACAGCCAAGACGATACAAAAGTTGGAGGTGCTATCATAAAGCAGCAG GTTTTCACTGAGGTAACACGAGAAGGATATTTCACATTCTTGGGTACACGATTTGATGGAGTACTAGGACTTGGATTTCAAGGCTCAGAATCAAGTAGCGTCGCACCAATAtg GCAGAACATGTTGCTTCAGGAAATAGTTACCAAGTCAATCTTCTCATTCTGGCTAAATCGAGATCATACCTCTATGATAGCTGGTGAAATTCTCTTTGGAGGCATGGATTGGACTCACTTCAGGGGTCAACATACATATTTCCCAGTTTCTAACAATGGTTATTGGGAG ATTGAGATAGAGGATCTTTTTATAGGGAACAATTCAACAG GCATTTGTAAGGGTGGTTGTCCAGCTATTGTGGATACTGGAACATCTTTCATTGCTGGTCCAACT ACTATTTTAACTCAAATAAATCATGCTATTGGAGCGGAAGGGATTGTTAGTTCGGAATGCAAATATGTTGTCTCGAATTATGGGAATTCGATTTGGGAACGCTTGGTTTCAGGA TTACTTCCCGATCATATTTGCCACAGAATTGGGCTTTGTACATATAATGAGACTTTAGGTGGAAG TCATGAACCCCGAAGTTCAAAGTCACAAAAGCTAAAAAAGGATGGTCTCTGCTCTTTTTGTGAGATGGCGGTGTTCTGGATTCAAGTGGAAATCAGAAAAGAGAGCACAAAAGAAATAGCAATTGGATATGCCAATCAG CTGTGTGAGAAGTTTCCAAGTCCTGGAGGAAAATCATTTATGAACTGTGATGTCTTTTCCCTGCCACATATAACATTTACCATAGGGGACAAATCTTTCCCCCTTTCTCCGGAACAG TATGTTATCAAAGTTGAAGACAGCCTAGGTGTTCGCTGTTTCAGTGGATTTACAGCTTTGAATGTGCATCAGCAACGTCCACTCTG GGTTCTTGGAGATGCATTCTTGAGAGCATACCACACAGTTTTTGATTTTGGCAATAGGCAAATTGGATTCGCAGAAAGTGCTTAG